The Nitrospira sp. genome has a segment encoding these proteins:
- a CDS encoding alpha/beta hydrolase, with protein sequence MSFLDRFFVYHPEPWQDRDWARLSGVPLEDVWFHASDGVSLFGWYAEAAADRPVILWCHGNAGNIINRLDNLKLLYQMGLSIFLFDYRGYGKSQSIRPSEKGLYQDAYGAYDYLVRTRKVRSERIVLFGRSLGASVAGELAVQRPASGLILESSFPSIEAVAKFHYGGFPAHWFLGAEFRLIDRLPNLSLPKLIIHGDKDDIIPVELGRQVFDAAKPPKEWYVIQDAGHNDTYVVGSGAYFRRIGEFIRKAAAGY encoded by the coding sequence CCTCGACCGATTCTTCGTCTATCATCCGGAACCCTGGCAAGATCGAGATTGGGCAAGGCTGAGCGGTGTGCCGCTCGAAGATGTGTGGTTTCATGCTTCCGACGGCGTCTCTTTGTTCGGTTGGTATGCCGAGGCAGCGGCTGATCGTCCGGTCATTCTGTGGTGCCATGGCAATGCCGGCAATATTATCAACCGCCTCGACAACCTCAAGCTTCTGTACCAGATGGGACTGTCGATTTTCCTGTTCGACTATCGTGGATATGGGAAGAGCCAGAGTATCCGACCCAGCGAGAAAGGGCTGTACCAAGATGCGTACGGGGCTTACGACTACCTGGTACGAACCAGAAAGGTTCGCTCGGAACGAATCGTCCTGTTCGGGCGATCACTCGGAGCGTCCGTGGCGGGCGAACTCGCGGTACAACGACCAGCCTCAGGGCTGATACTTGAATCGTCGTTTCCTTCCATCGAGGCAGTCGCCAAATTCCATTACGGTGGCTTTCCAGCCCATTGGTTCCTGGGGGCTGAGTTTCGGCTGATCGATCGTCTGCCGAATCTGTCACTACCGAAGCTCATTATCCATGGAGACAAGGACGACATCATCCCCGTTGAACTGGGTCGTCAAGTCTTCGACGCAGCCAAACCGCCCAAGGAATGGTATGTGATCCAAGACGCCGGCCATAATGACACCTACGTAGTGGGCAGCGGGGCGTACTTTCGCCGGATCGGAGAGTTTATTCGAAAAGCGGCCGCTGGATACTGA